One segment of Variovorax sp. PAMC28562 DNA contains the following:
- a CDS encoding GtrA family protein, producing MKLGREFLTFAAVGIVGLGVDVGVLYLAAPVFGWYAARVLSFLAAASATWALNRRYTFAARSSNTSIWREYLGYLVTMLGGAAINYVVYVATLHWIDGRWAPALGVALGSCAGLTLNFLSARQLVFNARRGP from the coding sequence ATGAAGCTCGGTCGTGAATTCCTGACCTTCGCTGCGGTGGGCATCGTCGGCCTGGGCGTCGACGTCGGCGTGCTGTACCTCGCCGCGCCGGTGTTCGGCTGGTATGCGGCGCGCGTGTTGTCGTTTCTGGCGGCGGCCAGCGCGACCTGGGCGCTCAACCGGCGCTACACCTTCGCGGCGCGGTCGTCGAACACGTCGATCTGGCGTGAGTACCTCGGCTACCTGGTGACGATGCTGGGCGGCGCCGCCATCAACTATGTGGTTTACGTCGCGACCCTGCACTGGATCGACGGTCGCTGGGCGCCCGCGCTCGGCGTCGCGCTCGGCAGCTGCGCCGGCCTCACGCTGAACTTTCTGTCGGCGCGGCAGCTGGTGTTCAATGCCCGGCGCGGTCCCTGA
- a CDS encoding amidohydrolase family protein, translating into MAEIATGGKSGKVVIQNIGLLLSGDIDKPILDADTIVVNDGLIVAVGKYKDLDVEGAKTVIDCHQTTVAPGLIDSHVHPVFGDWTPRQSQLGWIESSMNGGVTTMISAGEVHLPGRPKDIVGLKALAITAQRAFDNFRPAGVKVLAGAPVIEKGMVESDFKELAEAGVGLLGEVGLGTVKAGYEAKEMVAWARKYGIQSTIHTGGPSVPGSGYIDKDVVLEADADIIGHINGGHTSLPEAHVCELCEKSSRAIEIVHNGNEKTAIAAARAAMELKCPHRVILGTDGPAGSGVQPLGILRMVSFISAFANIPAEQVFCFATGNTARIRNLNSGLIEVGRDADFVFMDRAQHSPAAGLLESVQIGDIPGVGMVMIDGIVRCGRSRNTPPATEVPTVLSGAH; encoded by the coding sequence ATGGCAGAAATCGCAACCGGCGGCAAGTCGGGCAAAGTCGTCATCCAGAACATAGGCCTGCTGCTTTCGGGCGACATCGACAAGCCCATCCTCGATGCCGACACCATCGTGGTGAACGACGGCTTGATCGTCGCGGTCGGCAAGTACAAGGACCTGGATGTCGAGGGTGCCAAGACCGTCATCGACTGCCATCAGACCACCGTGGCGCCCGGTCTCATCGACAGCCACGTGCACCCGGTGTTCGGCGACTGGACGCCACGCCAGAGCCAGCTCGGCTGGATCGAGTCGAGCATGAACGGCGGCGTGACGACCATGATCTCGGCCGGTGAAGTGCACCTGCCGGGACGACCGAAAGACATCGTCGGACTGAAGGCGCTCGCCATCACGGCGCAACGCGCGTTCGACAACTTTCGCCCGGCCGGCGTGAAGGTGCTGGCCGGTGCGCCCGTCATCGAAAAAGGCATGGTCGAGAGCGACTTCAAGGAACTGGCCGAAGCCGGCGTCGGCCTGCTGGGCGAAGTGGGACTGGGCACGGTCAAGGCCGGCTACGAAGCCAAGGAGATGGTGGCCTGGGCGCGCAAGTACGGCATCCAGAGCACCATCCACACGGGTGGCCCATCCGTGCCGGGTTCGGGCTACATCGACAAGGACGTGGTGCTCGAAGCCGACGCCGACATCATCGGCCACATCAACGGCGGCCACACCTCGCTGCCCGAAGCGCATGTGTGCGAGCTGTGCGAGAAGAGTTCGCGCGCCATCGAGATCGTGCACAACGGCAATGAGAAAACCGCCATCGCCGCGGCCCGCGCCGCCATGGAACTGAAGTGCCCGCACCGCGTCATCCTCGGCACCGATGGCCCTGCGGGTTCGGGTGTGCAACCGCTCGGCATCCTGCGCATGGTGTCGTTCATTTCAGCCTTCGCCAACATTCCGGCAGAGCAGGTGTTCTGCTTTGCGACCGGCAACACGGCGCGCATCCGTAATCTGAACAGCGGCCTGATCGAAGTCGGCCGCGATGCCGACTTCGTGTTCATGGACCGGGCGCAGCATTCGCCCGCTGCCGGACTGCTGGAGAGCGTGCAGATTGGCGACATTCCGGGCGTCGGCATGGTGATGATCGACGGCATCGTGCGTTGCGGCCGGAGTCGCAATACACCGCCTGCGACCGAGGTGCCGACGGTACTTTCCGGCGCGCACTGA
- a CDS encoding glycosyltransferase family 2 protein — MTELSSPSLRIAAVIPCFNEALAIAQVIAEFRDVLPEAQIHVFDNRSTDDTAAVARASGARVTHVALAGKGNVTRRMFADVEADVYVMVDGDATYDLDGVRPMIDALLAGNLDMVVGYRVDDGADADTYRAGHRLGNRMLTGAVAGLFGGHLTDMLSGYRVFSRRYAKSFPAVSAGFEIETELTVHALELRMPFAELPVRYRSRPEGSHSKLSTYRDGWRILKTICKLFVSERPLQFFASIAGVLALVSLLAALPLALTYVHTGLVPRLPTAVLLTGSMLTAMLAFVCGVVLHTVTIGRREAKRLRYLAIPGVRHAVGP; from the coding sequence ATGACCGAACTCTCCTCACCTTCCCTGCGCATCGCCGCCGTCATTCCGTGCTTCAACGAAGCGCTCGCCATCGCCCAAGTCATCGCCGAGTTCCGCGACGTCTTGCCCGAAGCGCAGATCCATGTCTTCGACAACCGCTCCACCGACGACACCGCCGCAGTGGCACGCGCCAGCGGGGCGCGCGTCACGCATGTGGCGCTGGCCGGCAAGGGCAACGTCACGCGGCGCATGTTCGCGGATGTCGAGGCCGATGTGTATGTGATGGTCGATGGGGATGCGACCTACGACCTCGACGGCGTGCGCCCGATGATCGACGCGCTGCTCGCCGGCAACCTGGACATGGTGGTGGGCTACCGTGTCGACGACGGTGCCGATGCCGACACCTACAGGGCCGGGCACCGTCTCGGCAATCGCATGCTGACTGGCGCTGTCGCCGGACTCTTCGGCGGCCACCTCACCGACATGCTGTCGGGCTACCGGGTGTTCTCGCGCCGCTATGCCAAGTCGTTCCCGGCCGTGTCGGCGGGTTTCGAGATCGAGACCGAACTCACGGTGCACGCGCTCGAACTGCGCATGCCCTTCGCCGAACTGCCGGTGCGCTATCGCTCGCGGCCCGAGGGCTCGCACAGCAAGCTGTCGACCTACCGTGACGGCTGGCGCATCCTGAAGACGATCTGCAAGCTGTTCGTGAGCGAACGGCCGCTGCAGTTCTTTGCCAGCATCGCCGGCGTGCTGGCGCTCGTGTCGCTGCTCGCCGCCCTGCCGCTGGCGCTCACTTACGTCCACACTGGTCTGGTGCCGCGCTTGCCGACAGCCGTGCTGCTCACCGGCAGCATGCTGACCGCCATGCTCGCCTTCGTTTGCGGCGTGGTGCTGCACACGGTGACCATCGGCCGGCGGGAAGCCAAGCGGCTGCGCTACCTCGCGATCCCGGGCGTGCGACACGCTGTCGGGCCTTGA
- a CDS encoding 6-hydroxynicotinate reductase — MTEHTKTDGLPGMDMPVPASREDHAVAKPAKIECNACPVLCQISDGRTGACDRYANRDGVLVRVDPVVLLRRELSSASPALVPFDRPAAETADGIDPDWNGDLLHSDEVFVTGVGSSTTYPDYKPAPFIVASKARGVDMITVVTEGIFSYCSLKVKIDTDRFLGAEQANVRYRGEVVGHVTTAEYGSQMLSLGGVHHLTGGSKKEGRMTVELMQLLGNKKPVECTIDGGASMVIQAGKAPIVNGVEEQRMRVGCGSAAVGIFARQFASVADEVVVVDDHITGVLTEHQAGKCLDMPKSGVQMRGRKSTPGRYFQVANPGNGWGGTDIDDPLSIIEGWEAGVAKPGLRLLMTSTTGEHAQWYVLDDALRPVEQPMPSEVRRIVERIGENCEPSLCTVLFLGGAGGSLRAGVTENPVLLTRAIKQALVNVTCGGAPAYVWPGGGITVMADVMRMPDNSFGTVPTPAIVAPIEFSMRRDDYAALGGHMDSIFSLEQALARGAWQDDGAPLARQWLAIDEANPWPLGQPPMLG, encoded by the coding sequence ATGACCGAACACACCAAGACAGACGGATTGCCCGGCATGGACATGCCGGTGCCCGCCAGCCGCGAGGACCACGCCGTCGCCAAGCCGGCCAAGATCGAGTGCAACGCCTGCCCCGTGCTGTGTCAGATCTCCGATGGCCGCACCGGCGCCTGCGATCGGTACGCCAACCGCGACGGCGTGCTGGTGCGCGTCGATCCCGTGGTGCTGCTGCGTCGTGAGCTGTCGAGCGCCTCGCCCGCACTCGTACCCTTCGACCGACCGGCCGCAGAAACCGCCGATGGCATCGACCCCGACTGGAACGGCGACCTGCTGCATTCCGACGAAGTCTTCGTTACCGGCGTTGGCTCGTCGACGACGTACCCCGACTACAAACCGGCGCCCTTTATCGTGGCGTCGAAGGCGCGCGGCGTGGACATGATCACCGTCGTGACCGAAGGCATCTTCAGCTACTGCAGCCTGAAGGTGAAGATCGACACCGATCGTTTTCTGGGCGCCGAACAGGCCAACGTGCGCTACCGAGGCGAAGTCGTGGGGCACGTCACCACGGCGGAATACGGTTCGCAGATGCTGTCGCTCGGGGGTGTGCATCACCTCACCGGTGGCAGCAAGAAAGAAGGCCGCATGACGGTCGAGCTGATGCAGTTGCTCGGCAACAAGAAGCCGGTCGAATGCACCATCGACGGCGGCGCGAGCATGGTGATCCAGGCGGGCAAGGCGCCGATCGTCAACGGCGTCGAAGAGCAGCGCATGCGCGTCGGCTGCGGCTCGGCGGCCGTCGGCATCTTCGCGCGCCAGTTCGCCAGCGTGGCCGACGAGGTGGTGGTGGTCGACGACCACATCACCGGCGTGCTCACCGAACACCAAGCCGGCAAGTGCCTCGATATGCCGAAGTCGGGGGTGCAGATGCGCGGCCGCAAATCGACGCCCGGCCGTTACTTTCAGGTGGCCAATCCGGGCAATGGCTGGGGCGGCACCGACATCGACGATCCGCTGTCGATCATCGAAGGTTGGGAAGCGGGCGTCGCCAAGCCCGGCCTGCGCCTGCTCATGACATCGACCACCGGCGAGCACGCGCAGTGGTACGTGCTGGACGACGCGCTGCGGCCCGTCGAGCAGCCGATGCCGTCCGAGGTGCGCCGCATCGTCGAGCGCATCGGCGAGAACTGCGAACCGTCGCTGTGCACGGTGTTGTTTCTCGGCGGCGCCGGCGGCAGCCTGCGCGCCGGCGTCACGGAAAACCCGGTGCTGCTGACGCGTGCGATCAAGCAGGCGCTGGTCAACGTGACCTGCGGCGGCGCGCCAGCCTATGTCTGGCCCGGCGGCGGCATCACGGTCATGGCGGATGTCATGCGGATGCCCGACAACAGCTTCGGCACCGTGCCGACGCCGGCCATCGTCGCGCCGATCGAGTTCAGCATGCGGCGCGACGACTACGCCGCCCTCGGCGGCCACATGGACAGCATCTTTTCGCTGGAGCAGGCGCTCGCGCGCGGTGCCTGGCAAGACGATGGCGCCCCGCTCGCGCGCCAGTGGCTGGCGATCGACGAGGCCAATCCGTGGCCACTGGGTCAACCGCCGATGCTGGGTTAA
- a CDS encoding amino acid synthesis family protein, with amino-acid sequence MSANIRKLVVQVDEIRKEMGQPIDPPTRRAVAIAVIENPYAGRYSENLDALIAIGEELGALLGQKAVAALGIAPGDVESYGKAAIVGEAGELEHAAAILHPKLGAPLRAAVEKGAALVPSSKKRGTLGTAIDVPLGHKDAAFVRSHFDAIEARVSDAPRANEIVVAVAVTDSGRPLPRIGGLKASEIKGEDGLR; translated from the coding sequence ATGAGCGCGAACATCAGAAAACTCGTTGTGCAAGTCGACGAAATCCGCAAGGAAATGGGCCAGCCCATCGATCCGCCGACGCGTCGTGCCGTCGCCATCGCCGTCATCGAGAACCCGTACGCCGGCCGCTACAGCGAGAACCTCGACGCGCTGATCGCCATCGGCGAAGAGCTCGGCGCACTGCTCGGACAGAAGGCCGTCGCCGCGTTGGGCATCGCGCCCGGCGACGTCGAGAGTTACGGCAAGGCGGCCATCGTCGGCGAGGCCGGCGAGCTCGAACATGCGGCGGCCATCCTGCATCCGAAGCTGGGCGCGCCCCTGCGAGCCGCGGTCGAAAAAGGCGCCGCATTGGTGCCGTCGAGCAAGAAGCGCGGCACGCTCGGCACCGCCATCGACGTGCCGCTCGGTCACAAGGACGCCGCATTCGTGCGCAGCCACTTCGACGCGATCGAAGCGCGTGTGTCAGATGCGCCGCGCGCCAACGAGATCGTCGTTGCCGTGGCCGTCACCGACAGCGGCCGACCACTGCCGCGCATCGGCGGCCTGAAGGCCAGCGAGATCAAAGGCGAAGACGGTCTTCGCTGA
- a CDS encoding amino acid synthesis family protein produces the protein MIDIRRVFTHVEHIHHEFGPRAETPLVRGAIGVVMTNPFAGRYEPDILPMMALLDPVGVDMAHRLHAAMDVPLDRLATYGKGAIVGASGELEHGALWHVPGGYAMRELLGWKGDRVAYMAGKAAAGTGQPANALSIVPSTKKVGPPGAALDVPLTNINASYVRGQFDAIEVRVPGAPAADEIVFILAMSTGYRIHARVGGLLAKDIAKWDGLR, from the coding sequence ATGATCGATATCCGTCGCGTCTTCACCCATGTCGAGCACATCCACCACGAGTTCGGGCCGCGCGCCGAGACTCCGTTGGTGCGTGGCGCCATCGGCGTGGTGATGACCAATCCGTTCGCCGGCCGCTACGAGCCCGACATCCTGCCGATGATGGCCTTGCTCGATCCGGTCGGGGTCGACATGGCGCACCGGCTGCATGCCGCCATGGACGTGCCGCTCGACCGGCTTGCGACTTATGGCAAGGGCGCCATCGTCGGCGCTTCCGGCGAGCTGGAGCACGGTGCGCTGTGGCATGTGCCCGGCGGCTATGCGATGCGCGAGCTGCTCGGCTGGAAGGGCGACCGCGTCGCCTACATGGCGGGCAAGGCCGCCGCCGGGACCGGCCAGCCGGCCAACGCCTTGTCGATCGTGCCGTCGACCAAGAAGGTCGGCCCGCCCGGTGCCGCGCTCGACGTGCCGCTGACCAACATCAATGCCAGCTACGTGCGTGGTCAGTTCGATGCGATCGAGGTGCGCGTGCCCGGTGCGCCGGCTGCGGACGAAATCGTCTTCATCCTGGCGATGAGCACGGGCTATCGCATCCACGCGCGCGTCGGTGGGTTGCTGGCCAAAGACATCGCCAAATGGGATGGCCTGCGTTGA
- a CDS encoding protein NO VEIN domain-containing protein — MEKEVEPAVLALINEKRLTGEKRTPVEIIARMGVFEARDKAGDHAWLATGDNVIATVWAELVSISGDGRWFYLESLDAQRRLDGGERSAQQIQRAKDRLTLLKRSLDAGQGVRAVLQTNRIAIADLETDKAAKVSTRVPDEQEWHVASWDADLKVAVLVRGARGWLPTDEDMLAARARGGVPVPPPKVVVVVASREELQTAALEYLTRHFAGYGYKPENVVGQNLGYDIEVKDKKGATLLKLAVKGTAAGMASFQLSAQERACAKTTDQWRLVVVTDVPGPAAAHKLYKPTEIDSASGLEPLLD; from the coding sequence ATGGAAAAAGAAGTCGAACCCGCCGTCCTGGCCCTCATCAACGAAAAGCGCCTCACCGGCGAAAAACGCACGCCTGTCGAAATCATTGCCCGGATGGGCGTGTTCGAAGCACGCGACAAAGCGGGCGATCACGCCTGGCTGGCGACCGGCGACAACGTCATCGCCACCGTCTGGGCGGAGCTGGTCAGCATCTCCGGCGATGGGCGCTGGTTCTATCTCGAGTCGCTGGATGCGCAGCGCCGGCTGGACGGCGGGGAGCGAAGCGCCCAGCAGATTCAGCGCGCCAAAGACCGTCTGACTTTGCTCAAGCGGTCGCTCGACGCGGGCCAAGGCGTGCGGGCCGTATTGCAGACGAACCGCATCGCGATTGCCGACCTGGAAACAGACAAGGCGGCCAAAGTCTCGACACGTGTCCCGGACGAGCAGGAATGGCACGTCGCTTCGTGGGATGCCGACCTGAAGGTCGCAGTGCTGGTGCGTGGCGCGCGCGGCTGGCTGCCTACCGACGAAGACATGCTGGCCGCACGTGCGCGGGGCGGCGTTCCGGTGCCGCCGCCGAAAGTCGTGGTGGTCGTCGCCTCCCGTGAAGAGCTGCAGACGGCCGCGCTGGAGTATCTGACGCGCCACTTCGCGGGCTACGGCTACAAGCCCGAGAACGTGGTCGGCCAGAACCTCGGCTACGACATCGAGGTCAAGGACAAGAAGGGCGCCACGTTGCTCAAGCTCGCGGTGAAAGGCACGGCGGCGGGGATGGCCAGCTTTCAGCTCTCGGCGCAAGAGCGCGCGTGCGCCAAGACGACAGACCAATGGCGTTTGGTCGTCGTTACCGATGTCCCCGGCCCGGCGGCGGCGCACAAGCTCTACAAGCCCACCGAAATCGACAGCGCATCAGGGCTCGAGCCGCTGCTCGACTAG
- a CDS encoding ABC transporter substrate-binding protein, with the protein MNPLRHVFSAAALAVFAIAVVPAHAQGVIKIGEVNSYKAQPAFLEPYKKGMELAVEEINAKGGVNGKKVELITRDDNANPGDAVRVAEELVAREKIDVLTGTFLSNTGLAVADFAKQKKIFFLAGEPLTDKMTWQGGNEYTFRLRPGTYMQAAMLVPEAVKLNKKRWAVVYPNYEYGQSAVAAFKTLLKAAQPDVEFVAEQAPPLGKVDAGAVAQALADAKPDAIFNVLFGADLSKFVREGNTRGLFKDRAVVSVLTGEPEYLDPLKEETPNGWIVTGYPWYGIQTPEHKAFFLAYHAKYNDYPRLGSVVGYTMIKSVAAGIAKAKSTEPLKLVAAFKGLPVDTPFGKITYRAEDHQSTMGAFVGKTKNEGGKGVMVDYTYFDGAKFQPSAADVKKSRAAD; encoded by the coding sequence ATGAACCCATTGCGTCATGTCTTCAGCGCCGCGGCCCTCGCCGTGTTCGCCATCGCCGTCGTGCCCGCCCATGCGCAGGGCGTGATCAAGATCGGCGAAGTCAACAGCTACAAGGCGCAGCCCGCCTTCCTCGAGCCCTACAAGAAGGGAATGGAGCTGGCGGTCGAGGAGATCAATGCCAAGGGCGGCGTCAACGGCAAGAAGGTCGAGCTCATCACGCGTGACGACAACGCGAACCCCGGCGACGCCGTGCGCGTGGCCGAAGAACTGGTGGCGCGCGAAAAGATCGATGTGCTGACCGGCACCTTCCTGTCGAACACCGGCCTGGCCGTGGCCGACTTCGCCAAGCAAAAGAAAATTTTCTTTCTGGCCGGCGAACCACTGACCGACAAGATGACATGGCAGGGCGGCAACGAGTACACCTTCCGCCTGCGCCCCGGTACCTACATGCAGGCCGCGATGCTGGTACCCGAAGCCGTCAAGCTCAACAAGAAGCGCTGGGCCGTCGTGTACCCCAACTACGAATACGGCCAGTCGGCAGTCGCTGCGTTCAAGACGCTGCTGAAGGCGGCACAGCCCGATGTCGAGTTCGTGGCCGAGCAGGCGCCGCCGCTGGGCAAGGTCGACGCCGGTGCGGTCGCGCAAGCGCTGGCCGATGCCAAGCCGGACGCCATCTTCAACGTGCTGTTCGGTGCCGACCTGTCGAAGTTCGTGCGCGAAGGCAATACGCGTGGCCTCTTCAAAGACCGCGCGGTCGTCAGCGTGCTGACCGGCGAGCCCGAGTATCTCGATCCGCTCAAGGAAGAGACGCCCAACGGCTGGATCGTCACCGGCTACCCGTGGTACGGCATTCAAACGCCCGAGCACAAGGCCTTCTTCCTGGCCTATCACGCCAAGTACAACGACTATCCGCGCCTCGGCTCGGTGGTCGGATACACCATGATCAAGTCGGTCGCAGCCGGCATCGCCAAGGCGAAGAGCACCGAGCCGCTGAAGCTGGTCGCCGCCTTCAAGGGCCTGCCGGTCGACACGCCATTCGGCAAGATCACCTACCGCGCCGAAGACCATCAATCGACGATGGGTGCGTTCGTCGGCAAGACCAAGAATGAAGGCGGCAAGGGCGTGATGGTCGACTACACGTACTTCGACGGCGCCAAGTTCCAGCCGAGCGCCGCCGACGTCAAGAAGTCGCGCGCCGCAGACTGA
- a CDS encoding TetR/AcrR family transcriptional regulator, with translation MERKAAAKPTRRTGVREAAAQATRDSILKAATKVFAKYGYDGGSVEKISKAAKSFDRMIYYYFGSKEGLFIAVLEGIYRRMDEAEASIELDATRPVEALTAVIRFVLGYYRKNPEFVTLLNTENLHKGRHIAKSLRAREYSSQAIAIIQQLLTSGVQQGLFRADVAARDLYLLIASTGYFYTSNRHTLTAFLGEPLETPEAVSHWEDFVIETVLRTVDAGVPDEPTTVPHEVKKWQKSQPAASRAKSSSRT, from the coding sequence ATGGAGCGCAAGGCTGCCGCCAAGCCCACACGTCGTACCGGCGTGCGCGAGGCTGCGGCGCAGGCCACGCGCGATTCGATCTTGAAGGCGGCGACCAAGGTCTTCGCCAAGTACGGTTACGACGGCGGAAGCGTCGAGAAAATCTCGAAAGCCGCCAAGTCGTTCGACCGGATGATCTATTACTACTTCGGCAGCAAAGAGGGCCTCTTCATCGCGGTGCTCGAAGGCATCTACCGGCGCATGGACGAGGCCGAGGCCTCGATCGAACTCGATGCCACGCGGCCTGTCGAGGCGCTCACCGCGGTGATTCGCTTCGTGCTCGGCTACTACCGCAAGAACCCCGAGTTCGTCACGCTGCTCAACACCGAGAACCTGCACAAGGGTCGGCACATCGCCAAGTCGCTGCGGGCGCGCGAGTACTCCTCGCAGGCCATCGCCATCATCCAGCAACTGCTCACGAGCGGCGTGCAGCAAGGGCTCTTTCGCGCCGACGTCGCCGCGCGCGATCTCTACCTGCTGATCGCGTCGACCGGCTACTTCTATACGTCGAACCGACACACGCTCACGGCGTTTCTGGGCGAGCCGCTCGAAACGCCCGAAGCGGTGTCGCACTGGGAAGACTTCGTCATCGAGACCGTGTTGCGCACGGTCGATGCCGGCGTCCCCGATGAACCAACAACAGTCCCCCACGAGGTCAAGAAATGGCAGAAATCGCAACCGGCGGCAAGTCGGGCAAAGTCGTCATCCAGAACATAG
- a CDS encoding ferredoxin--NADP reductase — translation MSAFSEERVLTVHHWTDRLFTFTTTRDPSLRFSNGHFTMIGLKVNNKPLLRAYSIVSPNYEEHLEFLSIKVEEGPLTSKLQHIQPGDTIIVGRKPTGTLLIDYTLPGKRLYLFGTGTGLAPFMSIIRDPETYEKFEKVILVHGVRQIDELAYHDLVTDHLPKHEILGEMIEKQLLYYPTVTREEFRNMGRITELIESNKLTDDLGLPPINAAEDRVMLCGSPGLLVDLKHMLEARGFKEGNTSTPGDFVIERAFAEK, via the coding sequence ATGAGTGCATTCAGCGAAGAACGCGTTTTGACCGTCCACCACTGGACCGATCGGCTGTTCACCTTCACCACCACGCGAGATCCTTCCCTGCGCTTCTCCAACGGCCACTTCACCATGATCGGCCTCAAGGTGAACAACAAGCCGTTGTTGCGCGCCTACAGCATCGTGAGCCCCAACTACGAAGAGCACCTGGAGTTCCTGAGCATCAAGGTCGAAGAAGGCCCGCTGACCTCGAAGCTGCAGCACATCCAGCCGGGCGACACCATCATCGTGGGTCGCAAGCCCACGGGCACGCTGCTCATCGACTACACGCTGCCCGGCAAGCGGCTCTATCTGTTCGGCACCGGCACCGGCCTCGCACCGTTCATGAGCATCATCCGCGACCCGGAAACGTACGAGAAGTTCGAGAAGGTCATCCTGGTGCACGGCGTGCGCCAGATCGACGAGCTGGCGTATCACGACCTGGTGACCGACCACCTGCCCAAGCACGAGATCCTGGGCGAGATGATCGAAAAGCAGTTGCTCTATTACCCGACCGTGACGCGTGAAGAGTTCCGCAACATGGGCCGCATCACCGAGCTCATCGAGAGCAACAAGCTGACCGACGACCTTGGCCTGCCGCCGATCAATGCCGCAGAAGACCGCGTCATGCTGTGCGGCAGCCCCGGACTGCTGGTCGACCTGAAGCACATGCTCGAAGCGCGAGGCTTCAAGGAAGGCAACACGTCGACGCCCGGCGACTTCGTGATCGAACGCGCCTTCGCTGAAAAATAA
- a CDS encoding UPF0280 family protein, whose protein sequence is MTARRNRLDADRWHFSHGPIDVIAEAHGDAAVVAEAHEAAWQRFAGVLDELVGELRELRRPIQTVQATHTLHGPIARRMWSACAPFSAGFITPMAAVAGSIAQELVACYLRSGIERAWINNGGDIALHLAPGAQVRIGLLADIATFDWRDAGPLFTDGQFDITADMPVRGVATSGWRGRSLSLGIADSVTVLAATAAEADAAATVIANAVDVDDAGIRRKPASECKDDSDLGDIPVTVDVATLDPLQVRRALEAGAACAKALQQAGRIHAAVLVCQKQWRMVEPLCSDALQNAQPAGRVAMSAVGSVFA, encoded by the coding sequence ATGACGGCACGACGCAACCGGCTCGACGCGGACCGCTGGCATTTCAGCCACGGGCCGATCGACGTCATCGCCGAGGCACATGGCGATGCCGCGGTCGTTGCCGAGGCACATGAGGCCGCGTGGCAGCGCTTCGCCGGCGTGCTCGACGAACTGGTGGGCGAGCTGCGCGAACTGCGTCGACCGATTCAAACAGTGCAGGCGACGCATACGCTGCACGGCCCTATCGCACGCCGCATGTGGTCGGCCTGCGCCCCCTTCAGTGCCGGCTTCATCACGCCGATGGCAGCCGTCGCCGGCTCAATCGCGCAAGAGCTCGTCGCCTGCTATCTGCGCAGCGGTATCGAACGTGCCTGGATCAACAACGGCGGTGACATCGCGCTGCACCTCGCGCCGGGCGCGCAGGTGCGCATCGGCCTGCTGGCGGACATCGCGACCTTCGATTGGCGCGACGCCGGCCCGCTCTTCACCGACGGCCAATTCGACATCACTGCCGACATGCCGGTGCGCGGTGTCGCGACCAGCGGCTGGCGCGGCCGCAGCTTGTCGCTCGGCATCGCGGACAGCGTCACCGTGCTGGCGGCCACTGCAGCCGAGGCCGATGCGGCGGCGACGGTGATCGCCAACGCGGTCGATGTCGACGACGCGGGCATTCGACGCAAACCGGCCAGCGAATGCAAGGACGACAGCGACCTCGGTGACATCCCTGTGACGGTCGATGTCGCGACGCTCGATCCCCTGCAGGTGCGCCGTGCACTGGAGGCGGGAGCGGCCTGTGCCAAGGCGCTGCAACAGGCCGGCCGCATCCACGCGGCCGTGCTGGTTTGCCAGAAGCAATGGCGCATGGTCGAGCCCTTATGCTCGGACGCATTGCAGAACGCGCAGCCCGCCGGGCGCGTCGCGATGTCTGCAGTTGGTTCAGTATTTGCTTAA